From one Triticum urartu cultivar G1812 chromosome 3, Tu2.1, whole genome shotgun sequence genomic stretch:
- the LOC125547564 gene encoding xyloglucan galactosyltransferase KATAMARI1 homolog: protein MKPFSRSLQRDLDAAAAADDDDGKHHSADDKQNPERGARRPSRLFYLALLYVVFWALVFYHHFSTSVQQSVSAAVAAPAVLQLRPAAFFSVPRIFRRDPCAGRYVYMYDLPPRFNADLVRECRRISGSTDVCKDVANDGFGPNITGGGEGGSLPESGAYDTDQYMLGLIFHARMRRHECLTADPAAAAVVYVPFYAGLDSAMHLGSKDLAARDALSRDVVDWLARRPEWRAMGGRDHFLVSGRGTWDFIVSPDAVGWGNALMTFPAILNATFLTTEASPWHGNDFAVPFPSHFHPSSDAEVVGWQDRVHQMDRPFLWGFAGGARGGSQRTVRAQIMEQCGRSSRCALLGVPAPGHYAPGRAMRLLESAEFCVQPRGDGYTRKSTFDTILAGCIPVFFHPISAYLQYIWHLPRDHRSYSVFIPHGDVVERNASIEEVLSRIPPAKVAQMRERVIRLIPTVLYRHPAAKGVTFKDAFDVALERVIDRVAKRRRAAAEGREYVDSVDGKYSWKYDLAQDREKMLAPHEFDPYINT from the coding sequence ATGAAGCCCTTCTCGCGGAGCCTCCAGCGAGATCTGGACGCCGcggccgccgccgacgacgacgatggcaAGCACCACTCCGCCGACGACAAGCAGAACCCCGAGAGGGGCGCACGGCGGCCGTCCCGGCTCTTCTACCTCGCGCTCCTCTACGTCGTCTTCTGGGCGCTGGTATTCTACCACCACTTCTCCACCAGCGTGCAGCAGTCAGTCAGCGCGGCGGTGGCAGCGCCCGCCGTGCTCCAGCTCAGGCCGGCGGCCTTCTTCTCGGTGCCCCGCATCTTCCGCCGCGACCCGTGCGCCGGCCGGTACGTGTACATGTACGACCTGCCGCCGCGGTTCAACGCCGACCTCGTCCGCGAGTGCCGCCGGATCTCGGGCTCCACCGACGTGTGCAAGGACGTGGCCAACGACGGGTTCGGCCCGAACATcacgggcggcggcgagggcgggtCGCTCCCGGAGAGCGGGGCCTACGACACCGACCAGTAcatgctcggcctcatcttccacgcCCGGATGCGGCGGCACGAGTGCCtcaccgccgaccccgccgcgGCCGCCGTGGTGTACGTCCCGTTCTACGCCGGGCTCGACTCGGCGATGCACCTCGGGAGCAAAGACCTCGCGGCGCGGGACGCCCTGTCGCGGGACGTGGTGGACTGGCTGGCGCGGCGGCCAGAGTGGCGCGCCATGGGCGGGCGCGACCATTTCCTGGTGTCCGGGCGGGGCACGTGGGACTTCATCGTCAGCCCGGACGCCGTCGGCTGGGGAAACGCGCTCATGACCTTCCCGGCCATCCTCAACGCCACGTTCCTCACCACCGAAGCCAGCCCATGGCACGGCAACGACTTCGCCGTGCCGTTCCCGTCGCACTTCCACCCGTCGTCCGACGCCGAGGTGGTCGGCTGGCAGGACCGCGTGCACCAGATGGACCGCCCGTTTCTCTGGGGCTTCGCCGGCGGGGCCCGCGGCGGCAGCCAGCGCACGGTGCGCGCCCAGATCATGGAGCAGTGCGGCAGGTCGAGCCGGTGCGCGCTGCTCGGCGTGCCGGCGCCGGGGCACTACGCGCCGGGCCGCGCCATGCGGCTGCTGGAGAGCGCCGAGTTCTGCGTGCAGCCGCGCGGCGACGGGTACACGCGCAAGTCCACCTTCGACACCATCCTCGCCGGCTGCATCCCGGTCTTCTTCCACCCCATCTCCGCCTACCTCCAGTACATCTGGCACCTGCCCAGGGACCACCGGAGCTACTCGGTGTTCATCCCGCACGGCGACGTGGTCGAGCGGAACGCCAGCATCGAGGAGGTGCTGAGCAGGATACCGCCGGCGAAGGTGGCGCAGATGCGGGAGCGGGTCATCCGGCTCATCCCCACCGTGCTGTACCGGCACCCGGCGGCCAAGGGCGTGACGTTCAAGGACGCGTTCGACGTCGCCCTCGAGCGCGTCATCGACCGGGTGGCGAAGCGCCGGCGCGCCGCCGCCGAGGGACGGGAGTACGTGGACAGCGTCGACGGAAAATATAGCTGGAAGTACGACCTGGCACAAGATAGGGAGAAAATGTTGGCCCCGCACGAGTTCGATCCATATATCAACACGTAA
- the LOC125542329 gene encoding fructose-bisphosphate aldolase 1, chloroplastic-like, with protein MAMVTAKLSSPATARLAPVRSAQPARRASLVRVRASGGSYADELVSTAKTVASPGRGILAIDESSATCGKRLASIGLDNTEVNRQAYRQLLLTTAGLGEYISGAILFEETLYQSTTDGKTFVDVLKDQNIMPGIKVDKGLVPLPGSNNESWCQGLDGLASRCAEYYKQGARFAKWRTVVSIPCGPTALAVKEAAWGLARYAAIAQDNGLVPIVEPEILLDGDHGIERTLEVAEKVWSEVFFYLAENNVLFEGILLKPSMVTPGAEHKEKASPEAIAKNTLTMLRRRVPPAVPGIMFLSGGQSELEATMNLNAMNQSANPWHVSFSYARALQNSVLKTWQGQPENIEAAQKALLVRAKANSLAQLGSYTGEGESNEAKKGMFQKGYTY; from the exons ATGGCGATGGTGACCGCGAAGCTCAGCTCCCCGGCCACCGCCCGGCTCGCCCCCGTCCGGTCCGCGCAGCCCGCCCGCCGCGCCTCGCTCGTCCGCGTCCGCGCCTCCGGCGGCTCCTACGCCGACGAGCTCGTCTCCACCGCG AAAACTGTTGCTTCCCCTGGCCGTGGGATCCTTGCGATCGACGAGTCGAGTGCAACATGTGGAAAGAGATTGGCATCCATTGGTTTGGACAACACGGAAGTGAACCGCCAGGCTTAcaggcagcttttgctgaccacTGCTGGTCTTGGTGAATATATCTCTGGTGCTATTCTTTTTGAGGAAACTCTCTATCAGTCCACTACAGATGGCAAGACCTTTGTTGACGTCTTGAAGGACCAGAATATCATGCCTGGTATCAAGGTTGACAAG GGTTTGGTTCCATTGCCCGGATCCAACAATGAATCCTGGTGCCAAGGTCTTGATGGTTTGGCCTCAAGGTGCGCTGAGTACTACAAGCAGGGTGCACGCTTCGCAAAGTG GCGAACTGTTGTTAGCATCCCCTGTGGTCCTACTGCATTAGCTGTCAAGGAAGCGGCATGGGGACTTGCTCGCTATGCTGCTATTGCTCAG GACAATGGTTTAGTGCCAATTGTGGAGCCAGAGATCCTTCTTGACGGTGACCATGGCATTGAGAGAACTCTCGAGGTGGCAGAGAAGGTGTGGTCAGAGGTGTTCTTCTACCTGGCCGAAAACAACGTTCTGTTTGAGGGCATCCTGCTGAAGCCCAGCATGGTTACCCCTGGTGCTGAGCACAAGGAGAAGGCTTCTCCAGAAGCCATTGCGAAGAACACCCTCACAATGCTGAGGAGGAGAGTACCACCTGCTGTCCCTGGAATCATG TTCCTCTCCGGCGGACAGTCCGAGCTGGAGGCAACCATGAACCTGAACGCGATGAACCAGTCCGCCAACCCGTGGCACGTGTCCTTCTCCTACGCCCGGGCACTCCAGAACTCGGTGCTGAAGACGTGGCAGGGGCAGCCCGAGAACATCGAGGCGGCGCAGAAGGCCCTGCTGGTCCGCGCCAAGGCCAACTCCTTGGCGCAGCTCGGCAGCTACACTGGCGAGGGTGAGAGCAACGAGGCCAAGAAGGGCATGTTCCAGAAGGGATACACCTACTGA
- the LOC125547565 gene encoding xyloglucan galactosyltransferase KATAMARI1 homolog, with product MPHSTSTAATPMKPFSRSLQWDLDAAVDDDDGKQHCADEGDGKQNTERGLRRPSRLFYLALLYTVFWALVFYHHFSTSVQQSVSAAVAAPTVLQLKPSAFFSASRFFRRDPCAGRYVYMYDLPPRFNADLVSGCRRVSASSDVCKDVSHDGFGPPITGGGEGGSLPEQGAYDTDQFMLSIIFHVRMRRYECLTADPAAAAVVYIPFYAGLDAAMHLGNNDLAVRDALSRDLLDWLARRPEWRAMGGRDHLLVSGRGTWDFLRSPDSTGWGNTLMTYDLAIRNATFLTTEASTRHGNDFAVPFPSHFHPSSDAEVTGWQDRMRRLDRALLWCFAGWPRPRGNGMGPERAEIIEQCGKSSHCSLLGKLNHYVPGHAMRLLESAQFCMQPRGDGYTRKSTFDSILAGCIPVFFHPISAYLQYTWHLPRDYRSYSVFIPHRDVVDRNVSIEEVLRRIPPEKVAQMRERVIQLIPTVLYRHPAVQGVTFKDAFDVALDRIVDRVAKRRRAAAEGREYVDGVDGADSWKYDLLEDGQTKVGPHEFDQYL from the coding sequence ATGCCACACAGCACAAGCACGGCAGCAACGCCGATGAAGCCCTTCTCGCGTAGCCTCCAGTGGGACCTGGACGCCGCAGTCGACGACGATGACGGCAAGCAGCACTGTGCCGACGAGGGCGATGGCAAGCAGAACACCGAGAGAGGTCTCCGGCGGCCGTCCCGGCTGTTCTACCTCGCGCTCCTCTACACCGTCTTCTGGGCGCTGGTATTCTACCACCACTTCTCTACCAGCGTCCAACAATCAGTCAGCGCGGCGGTGGCAGCGCCCACCGTGCTCCAGCTCAAGCCGTCGGCGTTCTTCTCGGCGTCTCGCTTCTTCCGCCGGGACCCCTGCGCCGGCCGGTACGTGTACATGTACGACCTGCCGCCGCGGTTCAACGCCGACCTCGTCAGCGGGTGCCGCCGGGTCTCGGCCTCCTCCGACGTGTGCAAGGACGTGTCCCACGACGGGTTCGGCCCACCCATcacgggcggcggcgagggcgggtCGCTGCCGGAGCAAGGCGCCTACGACACCGACCAGTTCATGCTGAGCATCATCTTCCACGTCCGGATGCGGCGGTACGAGTGCCTCAcggccgaccccgccgccgccgccgtggtgTACATCCCGTTTTACGCCGGCCTCGACGCGGCGATGCACCTGGGAAACAACGACCTCGCGGTGCGGGACGCCCTGTCTCGGGACCTGTTGGACTGGCTGGCGCGGCGGCCAGAGTGGCGCGCCATGGGCGGGCGCGACCACTTGCTCGTCTCGGGGCGGGGAACATGGGACTTCCTCCGCAGCCCGGACTCAACCGGCTGGGGCAACACGCTCATGACCTACGACCTGGCCATCCGCAACGCCACGTTTCTCACCACCGAGGCCAGCACGCGGCACGGCAACGACTTCGCCGTGCCGTTCCCGTCGCACTTCCACCCCTCCTCCGACGCCGAGGTCACCGGCTGGCAGGACCGCATGCGCCGGCTGGACCGCGCGTTGCTCTGGTGCTTCGCCGGCTGGCCCCGTCCCCGTGGCAACGGCATGGGGCCCGAGCGCGCCGAGATCATCGAGCAGTGCGGCAAGTCGAGCCACTGCTCTCTGCTCGGCAAGCTGAACCACTACGTGCCCGGCCACGCCATGCGGCTGCTGGAGAGCGCCCAGTTCTGCATGCAACCGCGCGGCGACGGGTACACGCGCAAGTCCACCTTCGACTCCATCCTCGCCGGCTGCATCCCGGTCTTCTTCCACCCCATCTCCGCCTACCTCCAGTACACCTGGCACCTGCCCAGGGACTACCGGAGCTACTCCGTCTTCATCCCCCACCGTGACGTGGTCGACAGGAACGTCAGCATCGAGGAGGTGCTCCGTAGGATACCGCCGGAGAAGGTGGCGCAGATGCGGGAGCGGGTCATCCAGCTTATACCCACCGTGTTGTACCGGCACCCGGCGGTCCAGGGGGTTACTTTCAAAGACGCGTTCGACGTCGCCCTTGACCGTATCGTCGACCGGGTGGCCAAGCGCCGGCGTGCGGCGGCCGAGGGACGGGAGTACGTGGACGGCGTGGACGGAGCTGATAGCTGGAAGTACGACTTGCTAGAAGATGGGCAGACGAAGGTAGGTCCGCATGAGTTCGATCAATATCTGTAA